Proteins from one Haemorhous mexicanus isolate bHaeMex1 chromosome 34, bHaeMex1.pri, whole genome shotgun sequence genomic window:
- the LOC132340960 gene encoding uncharacterized protein LOC132340960 translates to MSPLSPPRCPRCPLPVPVPLKAAPLRSVADVAAMSPLAEPENPAAAARPCRCLCPDPDRDPDRDWDQNRHQERDPDRDWDQERGKNRDQNRDWDRHQNWDQNPHRDQNRDQNRDMNGHQNGHQIWDQNPHQNWDQNRYRMWDMNRDMNRHQNWDRNWDQNPHQNQNWDLNRDRDVNRDQHQKWDMNRHQNGDQNREKNRDQNWDRHQNRDVEQDRHHPQPRCRCRCLVPALAAIAALAALGAAAAAALGALRGPPPLKAATAAHVLLSAGSLSPSPRWRYQDGVQGVFLSGDIRPDTSGMSLRVTSGGLYLLYGQLGVTCTAASCPQGHVTLQLRRAVSPRPLLAVSLSLPLAAGGHHQRSALAQAVGQLWPGDTLSLELVRDTVGDTAGWQLEQEEREGNFVGLLRIAGG, encoded by the exons AtgtcacctctgtcccctccccgctgtccccgctgtcccctccccgttCCTGTCCCGTTAAAagcggccccgctccgctctGTCGCCGATGTCGCCGCGATGTCGCCGCTCGCAGAGCCCGAGAATCCCGCGGCAGCCGCGCGGCCCTGCCGGTGCCTCTGCCCGGACCCGGACCGGGACCCGGACCGGGACTGGGACCAGAACCGGCACCAGGAGCGGGACCCGGACCGGGACTGGGACCAGGAGCGAGGGAAAAACCGGGACCAGAACCGGGACTGGGACCGGCACCAGAACTGGGACCAGAACCCGCACCGGGACCAGAACCGGGACCAGAACCGGGACATGAACGGGCACCAGAACGGGCACCAGATCTGGGACCAGAACCCGCACCAGAACTGGGACCAGAACCGGTACCGGATGTGGGATATGAACCGGGACATGAACAGGCACCAGAACTGGGACCGGAACTGGGACCAGAACCCGCACCAGAACCAGAACTGGGACCTGAACCGGGACCGGGACGTGAACCGGGACCAGCACCAGAAGTGGGACATGAACCGGCACCAGAACGGGGACCAGAACCGGGAAAAGAACCGGGACCAGAACTGGGACCGGCACCAGAACCGGGACGTGGAGCAGGACCGGCACCATCCGCAgccccggtgccggtgccggtgcctgGTGCCGGCGCTCGCCGCCATCGCCGCCCTGGCCGCGctcggagccgccgccgccgcggccctGGGGGCGCTCCGGGGGCCGCCCCCGCTGAAG gCTGCCACCGCCGCCCACGTCCTGCTCAGTGCCG gctcgCTGTCACCGTCCCCCCGCTGGCGTTACCAGGACGGCGTCCAGGGCGTTTTCCTGAGCGGTGACATCCGGCCGGACACCTCGGGGATGTCACTCCGGGTGACATCGGGTGGCCTCTACCTCCTCTACGGCCAGCTGGGTGTCACCTGCACGGCGgccagctgtccccaaggccatGTCACCCTGCAGCTGCGCCGCGCCGTGTCCCCGAGGCCGCTGCTGGCCGTGTCGCTGTCCCTGCCACTGGCGGCCGGAGGCCACCACCAGCGGTCAGCGCTGGCCCAGGCCGTGGGACAGCTgtggcctggggacaccctgagccTGGAGCTGGTCAGGGACACGGTTGGGGACACGGCCgggtggcagctggagcaggaggagcgcGAGGGGAACTTCGTGGGGCTGCTGCGGATCGCGGGCGGGTGA